In the Leptotrichia sp. oral taxon 223 genome, GCAAAATAGTCATAACTTTTAAATTTAGTTCTAAAGCAGTTCTACTGTAGTTCCTTTAATTTGGATAATATTTTCCGGACTGTTTCAGGATCTGTTATTTTGTAATCTTTTACGAGTATTTCAATCGCTTTCTTTTCCAAATCCTCACAATCCTTTCTCACATCTTTTCTGATGTTATTTCCCGATTCACAGTTTGATTTGCAGCAAGATTTTTCATATCTTACTTCAACTCCCTGTTCCCTAATCATGTCCTTTGCCCCGGGAGTAATAATCATATCAGCCTGAACCACCAGTTCCTTATCTTGAACATATTCAAAAAGATTTTTTACCGTTATCAATCTTTTTCTCATTTTTTTTACTCCTTTTCTGATTCCAAACTGTCTATTATTCCTACAATAGTTGCGTCCACTGGAGTTTCAGCATCAAATATATGTCTTGCAGAGCTTCCTGTAACAATTATCACTTTGTCACCTTGTCCAGCGCCAATGTAGTCAGCCGCCACCATTTTTCTGCTCCCACGTCCTTCATCTGTCCCTTCCACTTCAACTACCATAAGTTTCAGCCCTTTCAGTTTTTCATCTTTCCTTGTTGCCCAGACATTATCTACAACTTTTCCAATTAACATATCATTTTCCTCTTTCATAGCATAATTCAATGCTATTTTCTT is a window encoding:
- a CDS encoding EutN/CcmL family microcompartment protein → MLIGKVVDNVWATRKDEKLKGLKLMVVEVEGTDEGRGSRKMVAADYIGAGQGDKVIIVTGSSARHIFDAETPVDATIVGIIDSLESEKE